The Branchiostoma floridae strain S238N-H82 chromosome 8, Bfl_VNyyK, whole genome shotgun sequence genome has a segment encoding these proteins:
- the LOC118421673 gene encoding uncharacterized protein LOC118421673: MADMGPSQFVWVGDKVKLSDMDDVSSVEQACAVDSDCYIGHIRNLTPCVDGVCRGLNAKHNMNGAFRRIFQHILVHGGGEILSLTQEMENLSVSAATLHSRLKQLLQQER; this comes from the exons ATGGCGGACATGGGGCCCAGTCAGTTTGTGTGGGTCGGCGACAAGGTCAAGCTTTCGGACATGGATGATGTCAGCAGCGTGGAACAGGCATGCGCAGTGGACTCAGATTGTTATATAGGCCACATAC GTAACCTTACTCCCTGTGTCGATGGCGTCTGTCGTGGGCTGAACGCCAAGCACAACATGAACGGGGCCTTCAGACGGATATTTCAGCACATATTAGTGCATGGTGGGGGCGAG ATATTGTCTTTGACACAGGAAATGGAGAATTTGTCAGTGAGTGCTGCCACTCTTCACTCCAGGTTAAAGCAGTTGCTTCAACAAGAGAgataa